A section of the Centroberyx gerrardi isolate f3 chromosome 8, fCenGer3.hap1.cur.20231027, whole genome shotgun sequence genome encodes:
- the rhbdd3 gene encoding rhomboid domain-containing protein 3 — protein sequence MLDRIFPVWFWFGSNRPGFFLGTASLVTLMLLVYAGGIQASLSLGPGGEFPRFRDVFLYAFSHEELPSLLINAALLLLVGPCQERRWGTVAFLALSILSVVILPPLYTLVLCVGGGEASRICGYSAVQLALLTAQCRQVTQRRLLRCLPVWFLPWLFLLLSLLLLPGTPALLHFCAICIGHNYHLSFIGTLQELEQARVFDFIPDWVCVLTSTRFRLPTYSTSQRSLSHTMSADQSAPPTRPLMRDRPLLNQHPWVEPVPAWLMEESAALSEADVLEEQMLRAGILASLHDAPEDPDAKVEVPKSSVSSLRLQQLEKMGFPTEKAVVALAASKQLDGAISLLIDDRVGEQAVVVLKGKNPLPPHST from the exons ATGCTTGATCGTATATTCCCAGTATGGTTCTGGTTCGGGTCAAATCGCCCTGGTTTCTTCCTGGGAACAGCTTCACTGGTAACACTCATGCTGCTGGTGTATGCTGGGGGCATCCAAGCAAGTTTGAGCTTGGGCCCAGGTGGAGAATTCCCCAGGTTCAGAG atgtcTTCCTTTATGCCTTCAGTCATGAGGAGTTGCCCTCTCTTCTCATCAATGCTGCTCTCCTGCTGCTAGTTGGGCCGTGTCAGGAGCGTCGCTGGGGCACAGTCGCCTTCCTGGCCCTCTCCATCCTGTCCGTGGTCATATTACCTCCTCTGTACACCCTCGTCCTTTGTGTCGGCGGGGGTGAGGCCAGTCGGATCTGCGGCTACTCGGCCGTGCAGCTGGCTCTGCTGACGGCGCAGTGCCGCCAGGTGACGCAGAGGAGGCTGCTGAGGTGTTTGCCCGTCTGGTTTCTGCCCTGGCTGTTTTTGCTgctcagtctgctgctgctgcccggtACACCGGCCCTGCTACACTTCTGCGCCATATGCATCGGACACAACT ATCATCTGTCCTTCATTGGAACATTACAGGAACTGGAGCAGGCCAGAGTCTTTGACTTCATTCCtgactgggtgtgtgttctcacCTCCACCAGATTCAGGTTGCCCACCTACTCTACCTCACAGAG ATCACTTTCTCACACAATGTCTGCGGATCAGTCGGCTCCTCCCACTAGGCCCCTCATGAGGGATCGCCCTCTTTTGAATCAACACCCATGGGTGGAGCCAGTGCCTGCTTGGCTAATGGAAGAATCTGCTGCACTGTCTGAGGCAGATGTCCTGGAGGAGCAGATGCTAAGGGCCGGGATATTAGCCTCCTTACATGATGCTCCCGAAGACCCTGATGCAAAAGTGGAGGTGCCAAAGTCATCAGTTTCCTCTCTTCG aCTCCAGCAGCTGGAGAAGATGGGATTCCCCACGGAGAAAGCTGTAGTGGCATTAGCAGCCTCCAAACAGCTGGATGGCGCCATCTCCCTGCTCATCGATGACCGTGTTGGGGAGCAGGCTGTGGTCGTGTTGAAGGGGAAAAACCCTCTGCCTCCACACAGCACCTGA